A segment of the Deinococcus sp. HSC-46F16 genome:
CGTGCCGTTCCCGCGTCTCCGAGGTGACTCCCCATGCCCCAGCCCCGGCTCCCCCTTCCGCCTGAACCCGCCGTGTACCGCGGCCTGCACACCGACCACTACCCCTGGACCGAGGTCACGAGCGATCTGCTGACCCGCCAGGGCCAGGGCCTGAGCGCCGTGTTCGACGCGCAGCAGGGGCCGCACTGGGCACGCTTCGTGTGGGTCGGCGGGGCGCTGCGCGGCGGGTTCACCGCCGGGGGCGAGGTGGGCTGGCCGCAGGCGATGGCCGGACTGCCCCGCGCCCAGGTTAGCCTGACGCCGCTGCCCCCGGCCGTCGCCGAAACCCTCTGGGCCGCCCGCACCCGCACCCCGCAGCCGCTGGAAGAAGGCTGGCCCGTGGGCCGGGCGCGGCTGGAGGGGAGCCGCTTTTCCGGCGTGCTGCTCGCGGACGGGGCGTGCAGCTACTGGCAGGGCGGGCAGCTTCTGGGCGGAACGTTGCCGGAGCCGGGCGCCGCGTGCGAGCTGCTGGGCGAGGCGGCGCAGGCCCCCTCCGACACCGAGCTGCTGGCCTTCTGGCAAGACCTCCTCGAGACCACGCACCGCCACGCGCCGCTGGACGAGGCGTGGCGCACCGTGTGCGTGCGGCTGGCGGCCGAGCACGCCTGCCTCGACCCCTTCGCGCGGGAGGTCACCGTGCAGGGCGGGCGCCTGACGGTGGACCCCGGCGTGCCTGCCCAGGAACTGCACCCGGCCCTGCTCGCCGCCTTCCGCGCCAGCCTCGCGCGGCTGGGGCAGCCGCTGGATGACCTGCCGCTGGGCACCCTGCCGGACCGGCCCGAGTGGCGGGCCGCCGGGCTGGGGGCCGCGTGACCGCCGCGTCGCTGGCGGGCGGCGCCCCGGCGGGGGTGCCCACCTGGCCCGCAGGCCTGCGCGACGAGCTGCCGCTGCCCTTCGTGCTGTGGCGGGTGCTGCACCACATCGACGGGGTCCGCACGGCGGCCGAGGTCGCCGCCCTGGCCCGCGTGAACGCACCCGACGTGGGAGCGGCCGTGACGCAGGCTGACGCCTGGGTCCGCCGGGCGGCGCAGCGCACCCAGCCCGTCACCGACGAGGTGCTGGGCGCCGTGACCGCCTGCGTGATCGCGGCCGTCGGGCCGATGGGCGAATTCGTGGTGGACGACGTGCTGGACGAACTGGGGGACAGTCCTACCCTCAGCGCCCTGCTCTCGGCCCTCGCCCAGCAACTCGGCGAGGCGCAGGTGCCGGTCTTCGTGCGCCACCTGCGGGCGCGGGACCTCGCGTGACCCTTCCCACCTCCCCCACTCCCCTGCCCACTGACTGCTGGCCCGCTCGGCGCGTGGCCCGGAAGGAACTCCCATGAAGTACACGGTCGTGATTCGCCAGCCTGTTCCCGACGGGGTGCGCCCCGAACTCGAAGCGCAGCTCGTCTCGCGCTTCGGCCTCTCGCCCGAGCAGGCCGCCCGGCTGGCCTCGCGGCGCTCGGGCCGCCTGATGAAGCCCAGCGGGCGCCCCCGCGCCGAGCTGCTGCTGCGCGTCTTCGAGGAGGTCGGCGCCGCCGTCGCCCTCGAGGAGGTGCGCGACGAGACGCGGCTGGACGTGAGTCCTTTCGAGGGGGGCGGCGCCGCGCCGCTGACTCCCGGTCCCCGCGCCGGCGCGGCAGACGACGTGGAACTCGCCCCCGCCGCGCCGCTGGGCGGTGCCGACCCCTTTGGCGGACTGGGTGGTATTCCGGGCCTCGACGCCGATCCCTTCGCCATGCCGGTGCCGGTCGGCGCCGAAGCCACCCGCGAGCCGGTGCTGGCGACGGCCGGGCTGGCTGGGGCTGGGGTGCTGGGAGGCCTGGGCGGGCTGGGAGGCAGCACGACCGTCTTCTCGCCCGACCCGCCCGCCCCCCGCGTGACCGGGCCGGACGCGGCTCCCGTGCCTGCCGGAGACGACTCGTGGTCGGACTTCACCGGGGCGCTCACGTTGAGCGGCGCTCCGGCGGCTCCGGCCCCCGAGGCGGCAGCGGCGGGGACCGGGGCGGACGCCGACCGCTTCCTGAGCGCCGTGGCGGCCGAGGGCAGCGCGGCCCCGGCGGGACGGCGGCGCAGCCTCGCGCAGCAGCTCATCGTGGCGTCGGTCGCGCCGCTGGGCGTGGCGGCGGGCCTCTCGCTGCTCTCGCTGGCCGTGCTGCTCCCGAACGCGCAGCAGCGCCTGATTCGCCAGAACGCCGAGGCGGTCGCGGTCGCGGTGGGCACCAGCCTCGACACCCGCGACCAGGAGACGGTGAATGCCCAGCTCGACGCCCTCCTCAAGCGCTCGGCGGTGGGCTTCGTGGAGGTGGAACTGCCCGACGGTACGGTCTACTTCCGCAGCCAGAATCCGGGGCTGGACGGGGCGCTGCAGGGTCAGGTCGCCGACTTCATCAAGGCCAACCCCCAGACGGGCACCTTCGTGAACCGGGGCACCCCGGCCGACGCCTACCGCGAGCAGCTCGCGCAACTCGAGGAGGTCGGCGCGGGCGAGTCGGCCCAGGCCCGCGAGCTGCGTGCCCTGGCCGAGAACGAGGAGAACCAGCGCGGCGGCAACGAGACCTTCATCGTGAGCCGTCTGGGTGTGGTCGAGGGCCGTGACGGGGTCCGCACCCCGGTGGACGCCTCCGAGCGTTCGGGCGACCTGCTCTACCGCATCGCGGTGGGTGTGGACAGCACCGACGCGACCCGGCGCCTGCGGACCACCTTGCTGCTGGTGCTGGGGATCTCGCTGCTCGCTGCGCTGGCCGCCGCCCTGCTGACCCTGCGGGCCACCCGCCGGATCGTGCAACCCATCGAGCGCCTCGTGAAGTCCGCCGAAGCCATCAGCATGGGCGACCTCGCCCAGCCGGTGCGGGCCGACCGCAACGACGAGATCGGCGACCTCGCGCAGGCCCTGGAGCGCATGCGCCTGAGCCTGGAATCGGCCATGGAGCGCCTGCGGCGGCGCAAGCGGGCGTAACCCGACGTGGGGAGGGGGAGGCCGGGAGGGCGAACACGCGCCCCTCCCGGCCTCCCCGCTTGAGCTACACCTCGATGCGGAAGGGGTCTTGCAGCCCCGCGCCCGCCGTCTCGCGGGCCACGGCGGGCGCGTAGCTCAGGGCGAGCACCGCGCGGTAGGTGCGCTCGGCCAGCTCGCGGTCACCCTGGGCGTCGCGGACCTGCCCCAGCCGGGCGAGCACCAGCCCCGGCAGGCTGCGGGGTTCGTCCCCGCGCAGGGCGTGCGCGGCCCGCTCCAGCCGGGTGCGGGCCGCGTCCAGGTCCCCCACCGCGAGGCACAGCCCCGCGCCCGCCGCGAGCAGCTCGGCTTCCGGCGTCACCGCGTCGCCTTCCTCGCGGTCGAGGGCCGAGAGCAGGGCCTCCAGATCGTCCTCCTCGCGCAGTTGCCAGGCGCGGTCAGCCAGCGCCCGCCGCCGCGACGTTTCGCCGGGCGCGAAGCCGGTGAGGTCGGGCAGGGCGGCCCCCGGCACCCGGTCCCGCAGCGCGAAGAGGTCGTCCAAGGGCGCCAGGACGGCCCCGGAGCGGCCCGCCAGACCCTGTGCCACCTCCCCCAGCCGCCGCTCGCGCCAGCGGGTGCCCGGTCCCTCGCCCAGTGCGTCACGGACGGCGGCGTGGTAGCGGGTGACGGCCTCCTCCATCTCCGGTGCCAGCACCCCCGGCAACGTCAGCGGCGCGGTCAGCACGGCCGTGAACTCGGCCTCGGCGCGGCCTGCCGCCCGCAAGCGTTCGCGACCCTGGGGGTACTGGTTGAGGAAGCCCACGAGCTGCTCGTGCTCGGCGGCGGCCGGGGCGGGGTCGGAGAGGGGCAGGTCCTCCAGCCCGAATCCGGCGGCGGGCAGCGCGTCGCGCAGGGGGTGGTCGGGGTCGGGGCCGCTGGCCCACAGGACCTCGCGCAGGCCCAGACAACGCAGCGCCTCTGCCAGCGTGCCCGCGTTGAGCTGGGGGTGCATCCGCAACAGGTCGCCCAGATCGGGCAGCAGGACGAGGCTCATTCCTCCACCCGTGACCCGCGCCGGGCCAGGGCTGCCAGGAAGCCGCCGGGGTCCGCGGGTGTCAGGAAGTAGACCTGCCCGCCCGATTCCAGCAGCACCCCGCCGCCCGTGCGGGTCGCCGCCGCCCGCACGTTCCGCGCCGCCGGGTCCGGCCCGAAGGTGAAGTTCCCGGTGAGGTAGCCCGGCAGCCCGGTGCCGAAGGTCCGCAGCCCCAACCGTCCCGCCGAGCGCCGCGCCCGCAACCCGGCATAGGGCAGGACCGTGCGGCTCAGCAGGGTCTGGATAACGACGCCATCGCCGGTCAACTCGTACCTCAATCGGCGCGGAGCCAGCCAGAAGCCCAGACCCGTCAGCAGGGCCACGGCGAGGAGTTCGGGGTGAGGCGGGGAGCGGCCCTCGTCGGGCAGGAAGGCAGCTCCCGCCAGCAGCAGCGGTACGCCCAGCGTCACGAGGCGCAGGGCGGGCGGCGACTCTGGGGAGGCGAGGGGCACGGGGGTGGACATGCGGGCAGTCTAGGCCGCGACAGCCTCCGGGCTACCGCACGCGCACCGCCTTGCTCGCGGGCTGCCCCCGCACCCAGGCCACGAAGCGGCGCACGTCCTCGTGTGCCAGCAGGGCCTCTACGCTGGAATATTCGCCCGCCAGCTCGGCATTGCTGAAGGTCCGGTGCAGGAACTTGTGACAGGCGGGGCACAGCATCACGGTGGGCAGCTCGTGAATCTTGACCCCCTGGCGCCGCCCCTGCGACCGGGGCACGAGGTGGTGCTCGGTGAGCACCGGGGTTTCGCGCCCGCACAGGCCGCAGACCTCGGGGGCGCGGGGCGGCGGGGGCCAGTTGGACTCGGGACGGCGGCGGGCCACCCGGCGATGATGCCGTCCCTGGCGGCGGGGGACCGGGTGGGGCGTTACGAGGGCGGGGTGTGGGGAGTGGTCAGTGGGACGTGGAACAAGGGGCAGAAGCGGTTGCCCCACCCTCCACTTCCTGCTCCCCACTGCCCACTTACAGCTTCGTCAGCCCCGGATACTTGCGGATCGCCTCGTCCTCCGAGAGGAACTCGCCCTCCGCGTCGGGACTCCAGACCACCTCGGCGCGGATCAGGTCGCCGGGCGCCACCGCACTGATGGCCGAGAGGGCCGCGCGGGCCTCCTGCGCGGTGGTCACGCCCGCCGGGGGCAGGTCGCCCAGGGTGTGGGCGGCAACCGCGATCGTCACGGCGAGGTAAAGGTCGGTGCCATCGGGCTGGAAGGTGTAATCGCCGCGCTGCTCGAAGCCCGTGCTTGGGTCGCGGTTCTGGTAGTTGCTGGTGGTCTGCACGGTGAAGGCGGCGCGGGCCTCGGTCGCCCAGGCCCCCACCTGGCTGTCGGCGGCGCCCGCCGAACCCTGCGCCCGCTGCACCTCGCCGTAGACCCAGCGCTCGGGGTGGCGCAGCAGCACCAGGGCCGCCTCCTGAAGCATCCGGGCCAGCCCCGCGTTGGAGTCGGGATCGCCCGAGCGGGCCACCCGCTGAAGGTCGCGCTTGACCTCGTCGCCCTCGGCGAGCAGGAGTTGCACGCTGACCGCCTGCGCGGTCCCGCTCAGGCTCCCCGCACCGCCCAGCCCCCGCGCCCCGCCCGCCATGCTGCGGCGCATGAAGCCCAGCACCCCCATCACGACCACGCCGAAGAGCAGCAGCCCGATGATCCCGAAACCGCCCCCCCCGCCGACGTAGCCCGGCCCGAAGCCCCCCCCGCCGATGATGATGGGGCCGGAGTACCCTCCACCGTAGCCCCCACCGTAGCCGCCTCCATACCCGCCGCCCCCGCCGAAGCTGCCCCCACCGCCGCTGCCGCCGCCTCCGAACCCCCCACCACTGCTGCTGCCCCCGAAGCCGCCGCCCGACTGCGCCGCCGCCTCGCCCAGCAGCGCCAGCGCGGCGACCATCACGAGCAGCAGCGCGGCGAAGGGGAGCGCCGCCCGCAAGGAACTTCTGGCAGCAGACAAACCCACTCGGTTCGGCCCAGCTTCTTTCGGCATGGGGGCAGTCTAGGCCGAGGGGCGAGCCCGTGGCGTCCCCCTCCCCCTTACACTGCCCCCATGAACGCCTCCGCCTCCTCCGTCCTCACCCTGACCCCCGACGAGTGGGACGCTTTCCTGGCCCGCCTCTACGAGCGCGACGAACGGCTGGACGTGCGCACCCCCGGCGAGACTTATCCCCCCGAGGAAGGCGTGGACGCCTATGTCCTGAGCGCCCACGCCGAGGCCCTGCGCAGCGCCGAGGTGGACGGCGACGTGTGGGGCACCCTGGAAGACATCGAGGAAACGGCGGGGAACGAGGAGGACGCCTGGGCCAAGATCGTCGCCTTCTACCTCGACCGGGGGTGCGTGCTCGTGCGCGTGACCGGCTCCGAGGAACCCGAGGAATGGTTGCTGGAAGAGGGGCTGGCGCGGCGGCTGGGGCTGCACCGCAGCGCGGCGGGGTGAATCTGGGCTGATGCCCCCCTCATCCGCTCATGAGAGGCGGGGGCCTAGGCTGACCCTATGTCGCAGAACAGTCACTTTCCCACCAAACGCCTCCTGCTGCTGGGTGCCCTGATCGGGGCCGGGGCCTACTACCTCAGCCGCGAGCAAAACCGCAGGGCGCTCGACGCCAAGCTCGCCGAACTCGGCCTCAAGGACGCCGCCGAGAATGTCGGCGAGAAGGTCAGCCAGGGCTGGGAGAAGACCAAGGACGCCGCCGCAAGTGCCGGGGCCGTGATCGCGGACAAGGCCGAGGAGGTCAAGGACGCGGCCCAGCAGGGCGGCGTGCAGGCTGCCGTGGACAAGGCCAGGGAAGTCGCGGGGGAGGCCGGGGTCGCCGTGAAGGGCGCCGCCGCCGAGGCCGGGGACGCTGCCCGTGACGTGGCGAACACGGCCAAGCGCGAGGGTCAGCATGTGGGCGGCGAGCTGAAAGACGCGGCCCAGGACGCCCAGCGCGACGCCAAACAGGCGGTGAACCAGGCCAAAGAGACGGCCCAGGACAAGGCCCAGGACCTCAAGCGCGATGCCCAGCAAACCGCGCAGCAAGTGAAGGCTGACGCCAAGGACGCCGCCGCCGACATGAAGGCCGGGGCCAACCAGGCCGCCGCGCAGGCCAAGGACATGGCCCAGGACGCCAAGCAGGGCGCCCAGAACGCCGCCGCCCAGGCGCGGGACACGGCCCAGGACGTGAAGCGCGACGCGCAGCAGACCGCCGGGCAGGTCAAGGCCGAGGTGCGCGACGCGGCCACCGACCGGGGCGCGGGCGCCGGGCAGGCTGGGACCCAGGCCAAGGCCGACGCGCAGGAGGGCGCCAGCGACATGCAGCGCCTCGTGCAGCAGGCCCTCAACGAGACGAAAAAGGCCTCCGACGAGGTCCGCAGCGACGTGAAGGACGCCAACCGCAAGATGTAATCCGTCCCCTCTGGGACACCACGAAGCCTCCCCACGCGGGGAGGTTTTCGTTTCTCCCTCCCCCGACCGTGAGCCCTGCCCCGGCCCCCCTCCCCTGCCCCCGCTAGACTCGCTCCATGACGCGCAGGGACGCCGACCCCACCACGCAGGGGCGCACGCAGACGCTGGAGCGCACGCAGACCCAGCGGCCCCGGCTGTACCGGGTGCTGCTGCTCAATGACGATTACACGCCGATGGACTTCGTGGTAACGGTGCTGGAACACCACTTCCGCAAGTCCGAGCAGGAGGCCCAGCTCATCATGCTGGCGGTCCACCACAAGGGGCAGGGCGTTGCCGGGGTCTACACCCGCGACGTGGCCGAGACGAAGGTGGCGCGGGTGACGGCCGAGGCGCGGCAGCACGGCTATCCGCTGCGGCTGGTGGCCGAGCCGGAGGCGAGCGAATGATCGGCGACCACCTGCAAGTCACCCTGGGCCGCGCCGCCGACTACGCGCGGGAGGCCGGGCACGAGTACGTCACGCTGGAGCACCTGCTGCTGGCCCTGACCCACGACCCGGAGGCACGGGAAGCCCTGCTCGCCGTCGGTGCCGACGTGGAGCGGCTGCGCGACGAGCTGCATGAATTGCTGGACGGCTTCGAGAGCGTGGAAGACGCCGAACCCGACTTCACCCTGGGGGTTCACCGGGTGGTGCAGGGCGCGGTGCTGCAACTGCACGCCAGCGGCAAGGGCCACGAGCAAGCCGACGGCGCCCGTGTGCTCGCCGAGCTGCTGGAGGAGGAGGACTCGCCCGCCCGCGCCGCGCTGGAGGCGCAGGGGGTCACCCGGCTGGACGTGCTCGCCTACGTGTCCCACGGGGCCGCCAAGGTGCCGGGCCGTGAGCGCGAGCGCCGGGCGGCCGGGGTGGACGGCGAGGCCCCGGAGGAGGCCGCCGCCGAGCAGAACCCGCTGGAGGCCTACGCCACCGACCTCACCGCGCAGGCGCGGGCGGGGGAGTTCGACCCGGTCATCGGGCGTGAGGCCGAGCTGGAGCGCACGGTGCATATCCTGGCCCGCCGTGCCAAGAACAATCCCGTGCTGGTGGGCGAACCCGGCGTGGGCAAGACCGCGCTGGCCGAGGGGCTGGCGCAGCGGGTGGCGGACAGCCAGGCGCCCGGCTTCCTGCGGGGCGCTTCGGTGTACGCCCTCGACCTGGGGGCGCTGCTCGCCGGGACGCGCTACAGGGGCGACTTCGAGCAACGGCTCAAGGCCGTCCTGGCTGCGCTGGACGGGCAGAACGCGGTCCTCTTCATCGACGAGCTGCACACGCTGGTGGGTGCCGGGGCCACCGAGGGCGGCAGTGTGGACGCGGCGAACCTGCTCAAGCCTGCGCTGGCGCGGGGCAAGCTGCGGGTGCTGGGGGCCACCACGCCCGCCGAGCTGCGCCACCTCGAACGCGACCGGGCGCTGTGGCGGCGCTTTCAGACGGTGGATGTGCCCGAGCCCTCCGAGGAGGACGCCCTCGCCATCCTGCGCGGGCTGGCGCCGGGCTACGCGGCGCACCACGGGGTCACGTACACCGACGCGGCGCTCTCGGCCGCCGTCCGGCTGTCGGCCCGGCACCTGCGCGACCGCTTCCTGCCCGACAAGGCGATTGACGTGCTGGACGAGGCGGGGGCGGCCCGCTCCTCGGCGGGGCAGGGCGGCGAGATCGGGGAGGCGGACATCGAGGCGACGGTGGCGCGGATGGCCCGCGTGCCCGTCGGCGCGGTGAAGGCCGAGGAGGTGCGCTCGCTCGCCACGCTGGAAGCCGACCTCAAGGCCCGCGTG
Coding sequences within it:
- a CDS encoding HAMP domain-containing protein, which produces MKYTVVIRQPVPDGVRPELEAQLVSRFGLSPEQAARLASRRSGRLMKPSGRPRAELLLRVFEEVGAAVALEEVRDETRLDVSPFEGGGAAPLTPGPRAGAADDVELAPAAPLGGADPFGGLGGIPGLDADPFAMPVPVGAEATREPVLATAGLAGAGVLGGLGGLGGSTTVFSPDPPAPRVTGPDAAPVPAGDDSWSDFTGALTLSGAPAAPAPEAAAAGTGADADRFLSAVAAEGSAAPAGRRRSLAQQLIVASVAPLGVAAGLSLLSLAVLLPNAQQRLIRQNAEAVAVAVGTSLDTRDQETVNAQLDALLKRSAVGFVEVELPDGTVYFRSQNPGLDGALQGQVADFIKANPQTGTFVNRGTPADAYREQLAQLEEVGAGESAQARELRALAENEENQRGGNETFIVSRLGVVEGRDGVRTPVDASERSGDLLYRIAVGVDSTDATRRLRTTLLLVLGISLLAALAAALLTLRATRRIVQPIERLVKSAEAISMGDLAQPVRADRNDEIGDLAQALERMRLSLESAMERLRRRKRA
- a CDS encoding PH domain-containing protein: MSTPVPLASPESPPALRLVTLGVPLLLAGAAFLPDEGRSPPHPELLAVALLTGLGFWLAPRRLRYELTGDGVVIQTLLSRTVLPYAGLRARRSAGRLGLRTFGTGLPGYLTGNFTFGPDPAARNVRAAATRTGGGVLLESGGQVYFLTPADPGGFLAALARRGSRVEE
- a CDS encoding HNH endonuclease, translated to MARRRPESNWPPPPRAPEVCGLCGRETPVLTEHHLVPRSQGRRQGVKIHELPTVMLCPACHKFLHRTFSNAELAGEYSSVEALLAHEDVRRFVAWVRGQPASKAVRVR
- a CDS encoding DUF1517 domain-containing protein; the encoded protein is MVAALALLGEAAAQSGGGFGGSSSGGGFGGGGSGGGGSFGGGGGYGGGYGGGYGGGYSGPIIIGGGGFGPGYVGGGGGFGIIGLLLFGVVVMGVLGFMRRSMAGGARGLGGAGSLSGTAQAVSVQLLLAEGDEVKRDLQRVARSGDPDSNAGLARMLQEAALVLLRHPERWVYGEVQRAQGSAGAADSQVGAWATEARAAFTVQTTSNYQNRDPSTGFEQRGDYTFQPDGTDLYLAVTIAVAAHTLGDLPPAGVTTAQEARAALSAISAVAPGDLIRAEVVWSPDAEGEFLSEDEAIRKYPGLTKL
- a CDS encoding YtxH domain-containing protein; this encodes MSQNSHFPTKRLLLLGALIGAGAYYLSREQNRRALDAKLAELGLKDAAENVGEKVSQGWEKTKDAAASAGAVIADKAEEVKDAAQQGGVQAAVDKAREVAGEAGVAVKGAAAEAGDAARDVANTAKREGQHVGGELKDAAQDAQRDAKQAVNQAKETAQDKAQDLKRDAQQTAQQVKADAKDAAADMKAGANQAAAQAKDMAQDAKQGAQNAAAQARDTAQDVKRDAQQTAGQVKAEVRDAATDRGAGAGQAGTQAKADAQEGASDMQRLVQQALNETKKASDEVRSDVKDANRKM
- the clpS gene encoding ATP-dependent Clp protease adapter ClpS; protein product: MTRRDADPTTQGRTQTLERTQTQRPRLYRVLLLNDDYTPMDFVVTVLEHHFRKSEQEAQLIMLAVHHKGQGVAGVYTRDVAETKVARVTAEARQHGYPLRLVAEPEASE
- a CDS encoding AAA family ATPase, with product MIGDHLQVTLGRAADYAREAGHEYVTLEHLLLALTHDPEAREALLAVGADVERLRDELHELLDGFESVEDAEPDFTLGVHRVVQGAVLQLHASGKGHEQADGARVLAELLEEEDSPARAALEAQGVTRLDVLAYVSHGAAKVPGRERERRAAGVDGEAPEEAAAEQNPLEAYATDLTAQARAGEFDPVIGREAELERTVHILARRAKNNPVLVGEPGVGKTALAEGLAQRVADSQAPGFLRGASVYALDLGALLAGTRYRGDFEQRLKAVLAALDGQNAVLFIDELHTLVGAGATEGGSVDAANLLKPALARGKLRVLGATTPAELRHLERDRALWRRFQTVDVPEPSEEDALAILRGLAPGYAAHHGVTYTDAALSAAVRLSARHLRDRFLPDKAIDVLDEAGAARSSAGQGGEIGEADIEATVARMARVPVGAVKAEEVRSLATLEADLKARVFGQDAAVEAVASAVKLARAGLRDPQKPQGAFLFAGPTGVGKTELARALADRLGVELLRFDMSEYQEAHTVARLVGAPPGYVGFDQGGLLTDAVAKNPHAVLLLDEIEKAHPDVYNLFLQLMDHGTLTDHTGKKVDGRGLLIVYTTNAGAADASRPALGFSREGRAGEEAEAIKRTFTPEFRNRLDAVIHFRPLSREVMGNVVDKFLRQLEGQLAERGVSLTVTPAARARLALLGYDPQMGARPLARVIEERVKRPLADELLFGRLSGGGTVTVDADGEGFSFR